The sequence TGATGCCCGAGCTGTGCTGGGCGAGCAGGTCGCGGTCGGCGCGCGGATTCTGGAAGAAGCCGTCGCGCCACGCCCCGGTCGAGATCCGGAAGAGGTTGTGCATCCCCTCGGTCGACTCGCTGAGCAACGTCATGTGAGTGTAGGCGCCGCGGCTCGAGACGTCGTCGGGACCGCCCTTGTAGAGGTTGACGCGCTTGCGCTCGAAGCGGCTGATGTTGGGCGTGAAGTAGGCCTCCATGCCGATGATCGGCTTGACCCCGGCAGCCTTGCACTGCCGATAGAACTCATAGGCGCCGAACACGTTGCCGTGGTCGGTCATGGCGACCGCCGGCATCTGCAGCTCGGCGGTGCGCTCGGCGAGGTCCTTGAGACGTGCGGCTCCGTCGAGCATCGAGTATTCGGTGTGCACGTGCAGGTGGACGAAGTTGTCCTGGGAGCCAGCCGACATGAGGGGGTCTTCCACACCTTCCGAGGGGTCGCAGGGATGCACGCATCCGGGGGGCACCGACGCGTCCGAGGGGGGGAAGAGCGCCAGCCTACGACAGTGTTCCCGGGCCCACTGACAAGACACTCTCGCCCGGTACGAGCCAGTCGAGCGCGTGCCCGTGGGGATGGGCAAACGCCACCGGGATGCCGTCCAGACCGACCACGAACCGTTGCGCCGGCACGTCCGTCGAGCCGGTGACTCGAGGCAGCACCCCCGGGGCCTCGTTGCTGATCCAGCGACAGTCCCCCGCGCCGACCAGGTCGACCATGACGTCGTGGAACCGGCTGCGGGCCCCGGGTTCGAGGTAGGCGATCACCGCACTGTGGAACACGACGGGCGTGCCGTGCACCCGCGCCTGCGCGACGAGTCCGGGCAGCTCCTCGAGCAGGTCGCCCTTCACGATGTATGCCGACTCCGCGCGCGCGACCCCGATCGCAGCGCTCAGTCGCGCCCTGCGGTCTTCCTGCTCGGGCCAGACGAGGGTGGTCAGCCAGGTCATCGCGTCGTCGTCATCGACGTCGAGCGGGTTGAGGTCGACTCCCCCACGCCAGCTGATCTCGGGGTGGGCCGTGGGGATCGGCACCGGACCGCTCACGGAGGCGGTCAGGGTCGGTCCCCCGCTCCCCGACAGGGCACCGGCAGGGGGCCAGGCGTAGTCGAATCGATCGGGGAACAGGCACAACCCCGCGCTGGCGCCCACCTCGATCAGGCTCAGCGGCCCGCTCACCCGGCCGATCCGCGCGAGGACGGGGGTCAGCGTCGCCAGCCGACCGGCCTCGTTGGTCTGGGTCGAGCGGTGGCGGATTGTCTCCTTGATCGCGTCGCCGTCGGCCAGCAGCGCCCGACGCAGCTCGCTGTAGTCGCTGGGGGCCTCGGCGCCGTGCCAGCGGGCTGCGGCGAAGAGGAGGTTGGGCTGCTGCTTGATCCGTGGCAGGTCGGCCAGCCAGGTGTGGATCTCGGGGTCCCCGGCCACCCCGAGGGCCCAGTCGACGAAGCAGGGCGAGTCGCCCTCGGCATACGCTGCGAACTCGCGATAGCGGTTGGCGACGTTGCCCTCCATCTGCACGCCGCCACGCTACGACACGTCGAGACGGCCGATCAGGAGGCATCCAGGGATTCGCTGATGACCAGGTGCATGATGCGCGCCAGGCGGTCCTCACCGAGGTCAGGCACCAGCGTCGCCATCCGGGCCACGATCTGGGCCTCGCGAGCGGCGTCCCGGCCGCGATCCAGACCGGCGGCTCGCTTGTGCTGCTGCACGGCCCTGGTCAGGGCGACCCTGCGGGCGAGGACGTCGGCCAGGACGAGGTCGGTGTCGTCGATCAGCGAACGGAAGCAGGCCAGCGGGTCGGCGCCGGGCCACATCATCTTGACGTCGGGCGCACCCTCCTCGTTGGCGTGGCCGTCGGTGTGCTCGAGCTCGATCAGGCCGTGCTGGGCATAGAAGGCCCGGGCGACGCGGTTGGACTCGAAGACCCACAGCCCGAAGCCGCCGGCGCGGGTCGACTTGCAGACCTCCAGCAGGGTGGAGCCGATGCCCGAGCGCTGCGCGTCCGGTGCGACATAGAGGCCGTCGAGCCACGTGCTCGTCAGCTTGGCGAAGCCGGACACCCGGGCGTCCGTCTCGGCCACCCACACGTCGTCCTCGCCCAGGTCCCAGGCGGTGACCCAGTCGCGGACCTCCGCGACCGGCCTGGCCAGGGGCGGCATCTGCGCGGTCGCGCGGGCAGCGAGATAGACGTCGGCGATGGTGGGCAGGTCGCCGGCGACGGCCAGTCGGATCGTGGCGTCAGCGTTCATCTCGGATGACCTCGAGCGCATGGGCCAGGTCATCGGGGTACGACGACTCGTACTCGACCTGTTCACCGCTCTCGGGATGCTCGAAGCCCAGCTTCATCGCGTGCAGCCACTGGCGCTCGAGCCCGAGTCGCTTGGTGAGGGTGGGGTCGGCGCCATAGGTGGTGTCACCGACACACGGGTGCTTCAGAGCGGCCATGTGCACCCGGATCTGGTGCGTGCGACCGGTCTCGAGGCGGATCTGGAGCAGGGAGGCGAACCTGTGCGCCTCCAGCGTCTCGTAGTGGGTGACGCTGTGGCGGCCGTCCGCCATGACGGCGAACTTGTAGTCGTGGCGGGGATGGCGACCGATCGGCGCATCGACGGTGCCTGACAGCGGGTCGGGGTGTCCTTGGACGAGGGCGTGATAGGTCTTCTCGACCGTGCGGTGCCGGAAGGCGTTCTTGAGCACGGAGTAGGAGTGTTCCGACTTGGCGATGACCATCACGCCGGACGTCCCGACGTCGAGCCTCTGCACGATGCCTTCGCGCTCCTTGGCGCCGGAGGTCGAGATGCGGAAGCCTGCGCCGGCCAGGTGTCCGACGACCGTGGGTCCGGACCAGCCTGGCGAGGGGTGTACGGCGACGCCGACCGGTTTGTCGATCACCACGATCGAGTCGTCGTCGTGGATGATCCGGATGCCCTCGACGATCTCGGGAACCACCTCGAGCGGATCGGTCTCGTCGGGGAACGTGACGTCGAGCATGGCTCCGGCACTCACCCGGTCGCTCTTGCTGGCAGCGACGGAGTCGACCTGCACCAGCTGCTGGGCGATCAGGTCGGCGGCCTTGGTCCGCGAGAAGCCGAACATCCTCGCCATCGCGGCGTCGACGCGCTCCCCGGCGAGGCCCTCGGGAACGAACACCGTGCGGCGGTCCACGCGGTCGCTCACTCCTCGTCCTCCACGCGGTCTCCGCTCAACGTGATGCCTCGAAGACTCTGCAGGATGATCACGCCGGCCGCGGTCATGATGCACATGTCGGCAATGTTGAAGACGGGCCAGTTGGGCAGCATCAGCCAGTCGATGACGTGGCCGCGCAGCACACCGGGCTCGCGGACCAGCCGATCGGTCAGGTTGCCGCCGACCCCGCCGATGAGGAGTCCGAGGCCCACCGACCACAGCGGACTGGCCAGCCGTCGGCTCAGGAACAGCACCACGCACACGGCGATGATCGCGAGCGCGGTGAGGACCTCGGTGAACTGGGTCCCGGTGCTGAACGCGGCTCCGGGATTGTGCGTCAGGTGCAGGACCAGGAAGTCGCCGACGACCGGGATGTCACGTTCGGCCAGCGCGGTCAGCGCCCACTGCTTGGTGCCGATGTCGAGGGCGTATGCCGCCGTCCCGACCACGGCGAAGAGCCACCAGGTGCTCCGGCGCCGATGCTCCTCGGGATCCGGATCGTGATCGCTGGGGTTCAGCGACGTTCCTCGCGCTGCTTGCATGACATGCACAGTGTGGCACGGGGGAAAGCCATCAGTCGCATCTTGCCGATGGGCTGGCCGCACGACTCACAGATGCCATAGCTGCCGTCCTCGATCCGGGCGAGGGCACGGTCGATCTGGGCCACCATGTCGCGCTCGAGATTGACCACCGTGAGCTCGTGGTCGCGCTCGAAGCTGGTCGCGCCCATGTCCGCCTGGTCGTGCCCGGCGCCGTCGCCGGCGTCCTTCATCAGCCCTGCCAGGTCGCTCTCGGCGTCCTCGATCACGTGCGCGAGCTTCTCCCGCTGACCGTGCAGCTCGGTCAGGACCTCGTCGAGCTCCTTCTTGGTCCAGGACGCCTCACCGGCCATGACCACCAGGGACGATGCCGATGCCTTCTTGGCGGCCACTGCGCTCTCCTTCTTCGCTGCCTTCTTCGTCACCGGCGCGGTCTTGGTCGACGCACCGGCCTCCTTCGCTGCGACCGGCACGGACTTCTTGGCCGGCGCGGACTTCTTCGCCGCGGGCGCGGACTTCTTCGCCGCCGGCGCGGACTTCTTCGCCGCGGGCGCCGACTTCGTGGCCGAAGCGGACTTCTTCGCCGCGGGCGCAGTCTTCTTCGTGGGAGCCGACTTCTTCGCCGCGGGCGCAGCCTTCGCAGGAGCCGACTTCTTCGCCGCTGGCGCAGTCTTCGTGGCCGGAGCGGACTTCTTCGCGGGCGCAGACTTCTTCGCCGCGGCCGCAGTCTTCGTGGCCGGAGCGGACTTCTTCGCGGGAGCGGACTTCTTCGCCGCGGCCGCAGTCTTCTTCGCCGGAGCCGACTTCTTCGCCGCGGCCGCAGTCTTCTTCGCGGGAGCCGACTTCTTCGCCGCGGCCGCAGTCTTCGTGGCCGGCGCGGACTTCTTCGCGGGAGCCGACTTCTTCGCCGCGGCCGCAGTCTTCGTCGCGGGAGCCGACTTCTTCGCCGCGGGAGCCGACTTCTTCGCCGGCGCGGCCTTTTTCTTCGAGGAGGCGGCCGGCACAGTCACCTCGGGGCTTGAAGGTGCCTCGACCTTCGCTGCCTCCGGACGGCGGCCGATGATCTTCTTGGCCGCAGCAGCAGCGCTACCGGCGAGGGATTTGCGTGTGCTGCGTGCCATGGAGTCGGTCTCCTTGTTAGCCATGGGTCATGTGGCCGATGCCACACAGGTGGCAGGAGGCTAGTCGTTGTCCGACCCCTGCTCCAAACGGCTCGCCCGGACAGGTGAGAACGGCCGACCCCGAGGGGGCCGGCCGTTGTCGTCGATCAGGGTGGGGCGGAGGGGTTCAGCCCTCCTCCTCCCCGAGGATGGAGCGGAGACGCTTGGGCGCAGGTGCATCGCCGACGGGCATCTCCGCGACTGTGGAGTCACCTTGGAGCGCCTCGAGCTGCTGGGTGAAGTAGGTCTTGAGCCGCGAGCGATACTCCCGCTCGAACGAGCGCAGCGTCTCCACCTCGGAGTTGAGCTTGTCGCGCTCCTTCTCGAGGTCACCGAAGAGCTGCTGGCGACGCTCGGCGGTCTCCGAGTCGAGCATCTGGGCCCGCTGACGGGCGTCCGCCTCGAGGCGGTCGGACTTCGTCTTCGACTCGGCCTCGAGCCGCTCTGCCTTGGTGCGAGCTGCGCCGACGATCTTGTCGGCCTCGTTCTTCGCCTCGTCGACGAGCTCGTCGGCGTTGCGGGTGGCCAGCTCGAGGAGCCGAGCCGCAGCGTTGGATGCCTGCGGCACCGTCTCCACGCGGATCGTCTCGGGGCCCTGCGCCGCAGCGACGGGAACCGGCGCCGGAGTCGGGGCGGGGGCCGGCTTCTCCTTCACGGGCTCGGGCGTCGCAACCGGGGCGGGCCTCGGAGGGGCCGCCTGGGCCGACGCCGACGAGCCCGACTGGGCAGCCGAGAGCTTCGAGCGGAGGTCGTCGTTCTCCTTCGTGAGCCTGGCGAGCTCGGCCTCGACCTCGTCGAGGAACTGGTCGACCTCTCCCATGTCGTAGCCCTCACGAAGGCGCACAGGCGTGAAGCGCTTGTTGCTCACGTCCTCAGGCGTCAGTGGCATGACCTCACCCAAACTTTCACGTCGTCGAACTGATGGGGAAACAACAGTGCAGCACACAGTGGCCTGCAGCCACACCCTAGCCCCAGCCGAGTCTGTGTGGTGAGTGACCCGAGTGACTGGTGGTTCTAGTTGATCGTGCTGCCGATCAGCGAGAGGAGGAGATAGGCGCTCACCATGACGATGAGGAAGCTCAGGTCGAGCGCGAAACTACCGAGCCGCAGGGGTGGAATGACCCGGCGGAGCGCCCGGATGGGTGGATCGGTCACGGAGTAGACGACCTCCAGGATCACCAGCAGCACGCCTCGTGGAGTCCAGCTGCGGGCAAAGACCTGGACCCAGTCGACGATGAAGCGGATCCACAGCAGGGCGATGAAAGCCCCGACGACGAAGTACAGGACCTGGCCAACGATCGGCACGTGAACTCAGCTCTGGTTGAAGAAGCCGTTCTCCGCGATCCGCTCCTTGTCCTCGGTCGAGACCGTGACGTTCGGCGGGGAGAGCAGGAACACCTTGTTGGTGACGC comes from Nocardioides piscis and encodes:
- a CDS encoding signal peptidase II, whose amino-acid sequence is MQAARGTSLNPSDHDPDPEEHRRRSTWWLFAVVGTAAYALDIGTKQWALTALAERDIPVVGDFLVLHLTHNPGAAFSTGTQFTEVLTALAIIAVCVVLFLSRRLASPLWSVGLGLLIGGVGGNLTDRLVREPGVLRGHVIDWLMLPNWPVFNIADMCIMTAAGVIILQSLRGITLSGDRVEDEE
- a CDS encoding GNAT family N-acetyltransferase — protein: MNADATIRLAVAGDLPTIADVYLAARATAQMPPLARPVAEVRDWVTAWDLGEDDVWVAETDARVSGFAKLTSTWLDGLYVAPDAQRSGIGSTLLEVCKSTRAGGFGLWVFESNRVARAFYAQHGLIELEHTDGHANEEGAPDVKMMWPGADPLACFRSLIDDTDLVLADVLARRVALTRAVQQHKRAAGLDRGRDAAREAQIVARMATLVPDLGEDRLARIMHLVISESLDAS
- a CDS encoding DivIVA domain-containing protein, with translation MPLTPEDVSNKRFTPVRLREGYDMGEVDQFLDEVEAELARLTKENDDLRSKLSAAQSGSSASAQAAPPRPAPVATPEPVKEKPAPAPTPAPVPVAAAQGPETIRVETVPQASNAAARLLELATRNADELVDEAKNEADKIVGAARTKAERLEAESKTKSDRLEADARQRAQMLDSETAERRQQLFGDLEKERDKLNSEVETLRSFEREYRSRLKTYFTQQLEALQGDSTVAEMPVGDAPAPKRLRSILGEEEG
- a CDS encoding YggT family protein yields the protein MPIVGQVLYFVVGAFIALLWIRFIVDWVQVFARSWTPRGVLLVILEVVYSVTDPPIRALRRVIPPLRLGSFALDLSFLIVMVSAYLLLSLIGSTIN
- a CDS encoding RluA family pseudouridine synthase; translation: MARMFGFSRTKAADLIAQQLVQVDSVAASKSDRVSAGAMLDVTFPDETDPLEVVPEIVEGIRIIHDDDSIVVIDKPVGVAVHPSPGWSGPTVVGHLAGAGFRISTSGAKEREGIVQRLDVGTSGVMVIAKSEHSYSVLKNAFRHRTVEKTYHALVQGHPDPLSGTVDAPIGRHPRHDYKFAVMADGRHSVTHYETLEAHRFASLLQIRLETGRTHQIRVHMAALKHPCVGDTTYGADPTLTKRLGLERQWLHAMKLGFEHPESGEQVEYESSYPDDLAHALEVIRDER
- a CDS encoding TraR/DksA family transcriptional regulator — protein: MAAKKASASSLVVMAGEASWTKKELDEVLTELHGQREKLAHVIEDAESDLAGLMKDAGDGAGHDQADMGATSFERDHELTVVNLERDMVAQIDRALARIEDGSYGICESCGQPIGKMRLMAFPRATLCMSCKQREERR
- a CDS encoding DUF2332 domain-containing protein, with the translated sequence MEGNVANRYREFAAYAEGDSPCFVDWALGVAGDPEIHTWLADLPRIKQQPNLLFAAARWHGAEAPSDYSELRRALLADGDAIKETIRHRSTQTNEAGRLATLTPVLARIGRVSGPLSLIEVGASAGLCLFPDRFDYAWPPAGALSGSGGPTLTASVSGPVPIPTAHPEISWRGGVDLNPLDVDDDDAMTWLTTLVWPEQEDRRARLSAAIGVARAESAYIVKGDLLEELPGLVAQARVHGTPVVFHSAVIAYLEPGARSRFHDVMVDLVGAGDCRWISNEAPGVLPRVTGSTDVPAQRFVVGLDGIPVAFAHPHGHALDWLVPGESVLSVGPGTLS